A region of Nerophis lumbriciformis linkage group LG26, RoL_Nlum_v2.1, whole genome shotgun sequence DNA encodes the following proteins:
- the LOC140679826 gene encoding uncharacterized protein produces MCERTIAEYEEELCPTKEEKERRRQLLDAVFKKHQVVLHTTDDQQPPHIKEEEEEPQLLYIKEEDKEVWITQEEECLLGQEEADLTKFPLTVVSVKTEDHEDKPPESSQLHHSPNIQQLIGREEKRVPQPHGGSLTLEQDDPQSAHFKEEEEEQQPPLFKNEEEEPKPPNLKEEEEEVWITGEGECLLGQEEADLTKFPLTVVSVKTVDHGDKPPESSQLHHSPSEENRAVEPSRSSSSQHMTTEADGDHCGGSQADKLLAPLSDSEDTTSHVNLNMASHTRQNPFTCSVRVQKLSVKKYMQSQVRKHTEKKPFSCSVCGKRFSIESKMRYHMRTHTGEKPFCCSLCGKGFPKKYRLTGHMRTHTGEKPFGCSVCGKRFYLKTSLPTHLSTHSGEKHYSCSVCGKRFFNSSPMKSHMRTHTGAKPFRCSVCAKEFAMKSNLTRHMRMHTGEKPFSCSVCGKTFSDKRNMQTHTRTHAGEKPFGCSVCGKRFSKKDHMQIHMRMHTGEKPFSCSVCVKTFSNKTSLQTHMRTHAGKQPFNCSICGKRSSDRKTMQTHMRTHTGE; encoded by the exons atgtgcgaaagaacgatagcagagtatgaggaggaactttgtccaacaaaagaggagaaggagcgacgacgtcaactactggacgctgttttcaagaaacatcaagttgtgttacacacaacag ACGACCAGCAGCCCccacacattaaagaggaagaggaggagccacagctCCTCTACATTAAAGAGGAGGACAaggaagtgtggatcactcaggaggaagagtgtcttctagggcaggaggaagctgatctcaccaagtttccactgactgttgtctctgtgaagactgaagaccatgaagacaaaccacctgagtcctcacagcttcatcacagtccaa aCATCCAGCAGCTGATTGGACGTGAAGAAAAACGTGTCCCTCAACCACACGGGGGGAGCCTCACTTTGGAGCAGGATGATCCACAGTCAGCCCATtttaaagaagaggaggaggaacaaCAGCCCCCTCTTTTTAAAAATGAAGAAGAGGAACCTAAGCCCCCCAaccttaaagaggaagaggaggaagtgtggatcactggggagggagagtgtcttctagggcaggaggaggctgatctcaccaagtttccactgactgttgtctctgtgaagactgtaGACCATggagacaaaccacctgagtcctcacagcttcatcacagtccaagtgaggagaacagagccgTGGAACCTTCAAGAAGCAGCTcatcacaacacatgacaacagaagctgatggagaccactgtggaggatcacaagcagacaagctcttagctccactatcagatagtgaggacacaacgtcacacgtTAATTTAAATATGGCATCACACACGCGACAAAACCCTTTCACTTGTTCAGTACGTGTTCAGAAACTCTCAGTCAAAAAATACATGCAATCACAAGTGAGAAAACATACAGAaaaaaaacctttcagttgttcagtGTGCGGTAAAAGATTCTCCATCGAAAGTAAAATGAGAtatcacatgagaacgcacacgggagaaaaaccgttCTGTTGTTCACTTTGCGGAAAAGGGTTTCCTAAGAAATATAGGTTGACTGGACAtatgagaacgcacactggagaaaaaccattcgGTTGTTCCGTGTGTGGTAAAagattttatttaaaaacttCATTGCCAACACACTTGAGTACACACTCAGGAGAAAAACATtacagttgttcagtttgtggtaaaagattTTTCAACAGTAGTCCAATGAaatcacacatgagaacacacacgggagCAAAACCCTTTCGTTGTTCGGTTTGCGCTAAAGAGTTTGCCATGAAATCTAATTTGACCCGACATATGAGAatgcacacaggagaaaaaccttttagttgTTCGGTCTGCGGTAAAACATTCTCTGACAAACgcaacatgcaaacacacacgagGACGCACGCGGGCGAAAAACCTTTCggatgttcagtttgtggcaaaagattCTCTAAAAAAGATCACATGCAAATACACATGAGGATGCACACTGgcgaaaaacctttcagttgttcagtttgtgttaAAACATTTTCTAACAAAACTAGCTTgcaaacacacatgagaacacacgcggGAAAACAACCTTTCAATTGTTCTATATGTGGCAAAAGATCCTCGGACCGAAAAACTATgcaaacacacatgagaacacacacaggtgaatag